A portion of the Bacillus sp. es.034 genome contains these proteins:
- the topA gene encoding type I DNA topoisomerase — translation MADYLVIVESPAKAKTIERYLGKKYKVRASMGHVRDLPKSQMGVDVENEFEPKYITIRGKGPVLKELKTAAKKVKRIFLAADPDREGEAIAWHLAHSLDMDTTSECRVVFNEITKDAIKESFKHPRAINMDLVDAQQARRILDRLVGYNISPLLWKKVKKGLSAGRVQSVAVRLIIDRENEIKAFTPEEYWSIEAEFTKGNDTFQASFYGIDGKKVELKTEEEVKEVLGKVKGKSFEVNKVTKKERKRNPAPPFTTSSLQQEAARKLNFRAKKTMMLAQQLYEGIEMGKQGTVGFITYMRTDSTRISEVAQKEANEYIVSKYGQDFIKQSERKEKKQQKAQDAHEAVRPTSTLRDPSSVKQFLSRDQYRLYKLIWERFVASEMAPAIMDTMSVDLVNGSVMFRASGSKVKFPGFMKVYVEGSDDQKEEKDNFLPALEEKDKVKSENIDPNQHFTQPPPRYTEARLVKTLEELGIGRPSTYAPTLDTIQRRGYVTLDNKRFIPTELGEIVLELVREFFPDIIDVEFTANMERSLDDIEDGNVKWERIIDRFYQDFEKHLEKAENEMEKIEIRDEPAGEDCEECGHAMVFKMGRYGKFMACSNFPDCRNTKPIVKEIGVKCPKCEKGNIIERKSKKKRIFYGCDQYPECDFLSWDKPIERKCPKCSELLVEKKLKKGNQIQCTNCDYKEEPQK, via the coding sequence ATGGCAGATTATTTAGTAATAGTGGAATCGCCGGCTAAGGCGAAAACGATTGAACGTTATTTAGGAAAAAAATATAAGGTCAGGGCATCGATGGGCCACGTCAGGGACTTGCCAAAAAGTCAGATGGGCGTGGATGTCGAGAATGAATTCGAACCAAAGTATATCACTATACGTGGCAAAGGTCCTGTATTAAAAGAATTAAAAACCGCTGCGAAAAAAGTGAAAAGAATCTTTCTTGCAGCCGACCCCGACAGAGAAGGGGAAGCGATCGCGTGGCACTTGGCACATAGCCTTGATATGGACACCACTTCGGAATGCCGGGTCGTATTCAACGAAATCACAAAGGATGCGATCAAAGAATCATTCAAACATCCCCGTGCAATCAATATGGACCTGGTTGATGCTCAGCAGGCACGAAGAATTTTAGACAGGTTAGTTGGATACAACATCAGCCCATTATTATGGAAAAAAGTGAAAAAGGGACTAAGTGCAGGACGGGTCCAATCCGTTGCAGTCCGGCTGATCATTGACAGGGAAAATGAAATCAAAGCCTTCACTCCTGAAGAGTATTGGTCCATTGAAGCAGAATTCACCAAAGGCAATGATACATTCCAGGCATCTTTTTATGGTATTGACGGTAAAAAGGTGGAATTGAAGACGGAAGAAGAAGTGAAAGAGGTTCTTGGTAAGGTAAAAGGGAAGTCTTTCGAAGTGAATAAAGTCACTAAGAAGGAAAGAAAGAGAAATCCCGCACCTCCGTTTACCACTTCATCCCTTCAACAGGAAGCAGCCCGTAAATTAAACTTCCGGGCAAAGAAGACGATGATGCTTGCACAGCAATTATACGAAGGAATCGAAATGGGAAAACAAGGAACCGTCGGATTTATCACATACATGAGAACGGACTCCACCCGGATTTCTGAAGTAGCTCAAAAAGAAGCCAATGAATACATCGTGAGTAAATATGGTCAGGATTTTATCAAGCAATCTGAGCGTAAAGAGAAAAAACAACAAAAAGCCCAGGATGCCCATGAAGCTGTTCGGCCGACCAGTACCTTAAGGGATCCGTCTTCGGTTAAACAGTTCCTTTCAAGAGACCAATATCGCCTTTATAAATTGATCTGGGAACGTTTCGTAGCAAGTGAGATGGCACCTGCGATCATGGACACGATGAGCGTGGATCTTGTAAACGGCTCCGTCATGTTTAGAGCTTCTGGTTCAAAAGTTAAATTCCCCGGCTTCATGAAGGTATATGTTGAGGGATCGGATGATCAGAAAGAAGAAAAAGACAATTTCCTTCCTGCATTGGAAGAAAAAGATAAAGTGAAAAGTGAAAACATTGACCCGAATCAGCATTTCACCCAGCCGCCGCCAAGATATACCGAGGCAAGACTCGTGAAAACACTGGAAGAACTCGGTATCGGGAGACCGTCCACCTATGCTCCGACCCTTGATACGATTCAAAGGAGAGGTTACGTTACTCTGGATAACAAGCGATTTATCCCGACGGAGCTTGGAGAAATCGTGTTAGAGTTAGTGAGAGAATTCTTCCCGGATATCATCGATGTCGAGTTCACAGCGAACATGGAGCGGAGCCTGGATGACATCGAGGATGGAAATGTGAAGTGGGAAAGAATCATTGACCGCTTTTATCAAGATTTTGAAAAACATCTCGAAAAAGCGGAAAATGAAATGGAGAAAATTGAAATCCGGGATGAACCTGCCGGTGAAGACTGTGAAGAATGCGGTCACGCAATGGTATTCAAGATGGGACGATACGGTAAGTTCATGGCCTGCAGCAACTTCCCGGATTGTCGTAATACCAAGCCGATCGTGAAAGAGATCGGTGTGAAATGCCCTAAATGTGAAAAAGGGAATATCATTGAGCGTAAAAGCAAGAAGAAGCGTATTTTCTACGGATGTGACCAGTATCCAGAATGTGATTTCTTATCATGGGATAAACCGATTGAACGGAAATGTCCTAAATGTTCAGAGCTGCTCGTGGAGAAGAAGCTTAAAAAGGGTAATCAAATTCAATGTACGAATTGTGATTATAAAGAAGAACCACAGAAATAG
- the dprA gene encoding DNA-processing protein DprA, which produces MKGNRNLVFHIHHCRGIGLKGIKRLFETYRDLHSVLELPISKLQQITRSTSTNIETFYKDLHSFSSKRYMQLYAENNIEWITLFDDDYPLLLKNVYDPPFLLFLKGDRKLLPASPKLAVIGSRDATSYTEKVLHTMIPELVKHEIVIVSGLAKGADTIAHKEAIRSGGRTIGVLGGGFQHIYPKQNVDLANHMMAHHLLLSEYPPYIKPEKWHFPFRNRIISGISDAVLVTEARKKSGTFITADYALNEGREVLCLPGSIHDPLAEGTNSLIQEGAKMVLTIEDIFSELKV; this is translated from the coding sequence ATGAAAGGAAATCGTAACCTTGTCTTTCACATTCATCACTGCCGGGGAATTGGTTTGAAAGGAATAAAACGATTGTTTGAAACGTATCGGGATCTTCACTCTGTCCTTGAACTTCCTATATCAAAGCTCCAACAGATAACCCGTTCCACTTCTACGAATATAGAAACCTTCTATAAAGACCTCCATTCCTTTTCTTCAAAACGCTATATGCAGCTCTATGCCGAGAACAACATAGAGTGGATCACCCTTTTTGATGATGATTATCCCCTCTTGTTGAAAAATGTATATGATCCCCCATTTCTCCTCTTTTTAAAAGGGGACAGAAAACTGCTCCCAGCCTCTCCAAAATTAGCTGTGATAGGTTCAAGAGATGCCACCTCATACACAGAGAAAGTTCTTCACACGATGATTCCAGAGCTGGTCAAACATGAAATCGTGATCGTAAGTGGACTCGCAAAAGGGGCAGATACGATCGCACATAAAGAAGCGATAAGATCTGGAGGCAGAACGATAGGTGTGCTGGGGGGAGGATTCCAGCATATTTATCCTAAACAAAATGTCGATTTGGCCAACCATATGATGGCTCACCATCTTCTCCTTTCGGAATATCCCCCTTATATCAAGCCGGAAAAATGGCATTTTCCATTTAGAAATCGAATCATCAGCGGTATCAGTGATGCGGTACTTGTCACCGAAGCCAGAAAAAAGAGCGGTACATTTATCACGGCTGATTATGCATTGAACGAAGGGAGAGAAGTCCTTTGCTTGCCAGGGTCCATACACGATCCGTTGGCAGAAGGAACAAACTCCCTTATACAAGAAGGAGCCAAAATGGTCCTGACAATAGAAGACATATTTTCAGAGCTCAAGGTATAA
- the sucD gene encoding succinate--CoA ligase subunit alpha has product MSVFINKDTKVVVQGITGSTALFHTKQMLEYGTQIVAGVTPGKGGTEVEGVPVFNTVEEAKKATGVNASVIYVPAPFAADAIMEAVDAELDLAICITEHIPVLDMVKVKRYMEGKKTRLVGPNCPGVITPDECKIGIMPGYIHTKGHVGVVSRSGTLTYEAVHQLSQAGIGQSTAVGIGGDPVNGTDFIDVLKAFNEDEDTYAVIMIGEIGGTAEEEAAEWIKANMTKPVVGFIGGRTAPPGKRMGHAGAIISGGKGTADEKIRVMNECGIQVAPTPSDMGETLIKVLKEEGILDKCKTH; this is encoded by the coding sequence ATGAGCGTATTTATTAATAAAGATACCAAGGTTGTTGTACAAGGAATTACAGGATCAACAGCTCTTTTCCATACGAAGCAAATGCTTGAATACGGTACACAGATCGTGGCAGGTGTTACACCTGGAAAAGGCGGAACAGAGGTTGAAGGCGTACCAGTTTTCAATACTGTGGAAGAAGCAAAGAAAGCAACTGGCGTAAATGCATCAGTCATTTATGTTCCTGCTCCATTTGCAGCAGATGCAATCATGGAAGCGGTCGATGCCGAGCTTGATCTGGCCATTTGTATCACAGAGCATATCCCTGTATTGGATATGGTGAAGGTTAAGCGTTACATGGAAGGCAAGAAAACACGCCTTGTCGGACCGAACTGTCCTGGAGTCATCACTCCTGACGAATGTAAGATTGGGATCATGCCTGGTTACATCCATACAAAAGGTCATGTTGGGGTTGTTTCCCGTTCCGGTACATTGACGTATGAAGCCGTACATCAACTTTCACAAGCTGGAATCGGACAGTCGACGGCAGTCGGTATCGGAGGAGACCCTGTAAACGGTACAGATTTCATCGACGTACTGAAAGCATTCAACGAAGATGAAGATACGTATGCTGTGATCATGATCGGTGAAATCGGTGGTACTGCAGAAGAAGAGGCCGCTGAGTGGATCAAGGCAAATATGACGAAGCCTGTAGTGGGCTTCATCGGTGGACGTACAGCACCTCCAGGGAAACGTATGGGCCATGCCGGTGCGATTATTTCAGGTGGTAAAGGGACGGCAGATGAGAAAATCCGCGTTATGAACGAGTGTGGGATTCAAGTTGCGCCAACTCCTTCAGATATGGGTGAAACATTGATCAAGGTGCTTAAAGAAGAGGGAATTCTCGATAAATGTAAAACACATTAA
- the sucC gene encoding ADP-forming succinate--CoA ligase subunit beta, which produces MNIHEYQGKEILRNYGVSVPNGKVAFTAEEAVEAAKTLDSSVYVVKAQIHAGGRGKAGGVKIAKSLDEVRTYAEELIGKTLVTHQTGPEGKEVKRLLIEEGCDIKKEYYVGLVLDRATSQVVLMASEEGGTEIEEVAEQTPEKIFKEYIDPVVGLTGFQARRIAFNINIPQKLVGKAAKFMMGLYNVYIQKDASIVEINPLVVTGDGDVMALDAKFNFDSNALYRQKDVIELRDLEEEDAKEIEASKYDLSYISLDGNIGCMVNGAGLAMATMDIVKHYGGDPANFLDVGGGATAEKVTEAFKIILSDENVKGIFVNIFGGIMKCDVIATGVVEAAKQIGLQVPLVVRLEGTNVDLGKEILNQSGLNIIAAESMADGAQKIVEQVG; this is translated from the coding sequence ATGAATATCCATGAATATCAAGGTAAAGAAATCCTCAGAAATTACGGGGTATCCGTACCAAATGGTAAAGTGGCTTTTACAGCTGAAGAGGCAGTAGAAGCGGCGAAGACGTTAGATTCTAGCGTATATGTTGTAAAGGCGCAAATCCACGCAGGTGGACGGGGCAAAGCAGGCGGAGTCAAAATTGCCAAGAGCCTTGACGAAGTGCGTACATATGCAGAGGAATTAATCGGAAAAACTTTAGTTACTCACCAAACGGGTCCTGAAGGTAAGGAAGTAAAGCGCTTACTTATCGAAGAAGGCTGTGATATCAAGAAAGAGTATTATGTAGGTCTTGTACTCGACCGTGCAACTTCCCAAGTTGTCCTGATGGCATCTGAAGAAGGCGGAACGGAAATCGAAGAAGTAGCAGAACAAACACCTGAAAAAATCTTTAAAGAGTATATCGATCCAGTTGTGGGATTAACAGGTTTCCAGGCGAGACGTATTGCATTCAATATCAATATCCCTCAAAAGCTTGTCGGGAAAGCAGCTAAGTTCATGATGGGTCTTTACAATGTGTACATCCAAAAGGATGCGTCAATTGTTGAAATCAACCCGTTAGTGGTGACTGGTGATGGGGACGTCATGGCACTTGATGCGAAGTTCAACTTCGATTCAAATGCATTATACCGTCAGAAGGATGTCATCGAATTACGCGATCTTGAAGAAGAGGATGCGAAAGAAATCGAAGCTTCCAAATATGACCTGAGCTATATTTCCCTTGATGGGAATATCGGCTGTATGGTAAATGGTGCTGGTCTTGCCATGGCCACGATGGATATCGTGAAGCATTACGGCGGAGATCCCGCTAACTTCCTTGATGTTGGGGGCGGTGCCACAGCTGAAAAGGTAACAGAAGCATTCAAAATCATCCTTTCTGATGAAAACGTCAAAGGTATTTTCGTGAATATCTTCGGTGGAATCATGAAATGTGATGTCATCGCAACGGGTGTTGTAGAAGCAGCTAAGCAAATCGGTCTTCAAGTACCTCTTGTCGTACGTCTTGAAGGTACGAATGTAGACTTAGGTAAAGAAATCCTGAATCAATCAGGCTTGAATATCATTGCAGCTGAATCCATGGCAGACGGCGCACAAAAAATCGTTGAGCAAGTAGGCTGA
- a CDS encoding EscU/YscU/HrcU family type III secretion system export apparatus switch protein, protein MKSRHERKEAIALGYDQKDGSAPKVVAKGKGMIAENILSKADEHGVPVQEDKSLLSLLGNLDIGESIPEELYGAVAEVFAFIYRLDRDISRKE, encoded by the coding sequence ATGAAAAGCCGGCACGAGAGAAAAGAAGCAATCGCTCTGGGTTATGATCAGAAGGACGGGTCGGCCCCGAAAGTCGTGGCAAAAGGAAAAGGGATGATCGCTGAAAACATCCTGTCCAAAGCAGATGAGCATGGAGTGCCTGTTCAAGAGGATAAGAGCCTGTTATCCCTCCTCGGCAACCTGGATATCGGTGAATCCATCCCGGAGGAATTATACGGGGCCGTAGCGGAAGTGTTTGCTTTTATCTACCGTTTGGACAGGGACATATCCAGGAAAGAATAA